A single genomic interval of Streptomyces sp. NBC_00663 harbors:
- a CDS encoding extracellular solute-binding protein, translating into MNRRHILALAVGSAVLAAGCTGTGGTSKGADAKAPDDPAKVTGTIKVLTVRTDLVQDGTMDKYAAEFNKIYPKVKVKFEALTNYEAEVKIRMNTENYGDVLMIPGVIKKSDYPKFFASLGTVAERSKKYRFTDYTAVDGKVYGQTADGVMPGFVYNKRVWQEAGVTDWPTTPDEFVTALKAIKSKTDATPYYTNFAAGWTLTSWTFVNGTVHCDPQATTKIAEGNPWAEGSDLRVGDTLLYDIVHEGLVEKDPTTSNWEASKGQLAKGQIATQWLGTWAIIQFQDAAKKAGVNPDDIGFMPFPAQTDGKFCATVGPDYNQGINVHSEHKEAARAWLDWFTDKSGYADDNLAISPLKDAPMPTVLKPYEEQGVKLIELDDSKGAEVKAIDTESEVGINTPDYRQELVDLARGAKKGTLDDYLKSLGQKWTETQKNMGS; encoded by the coding sequence ATGAACCGCCGTCACATCCTGGCCCTGGCCGTGGGATCCGCCGTCCTGGCCGCCGGCTGCACCGGTACCGGAGGCACCTCGAAAGGCGCCGACGCCAAGGCGCCCGACGACCCCGCCAAGGTCACCGGCACCATCAAGGTCCTCACCGTGCGCACCGACCTGGTGCAGGACGGCACGATGGACAAGTACGCCGCCGAGTTCAACAAGATCTACCCGAAGGTCAAGGTCAAGTTCGAGGCCCTCACGAACTACGAGGCCGAGGTCAAGATCCGGATGAACACGGAGAACTACGGCGACGTCCTGATGATCCCCGGGGTGATCAAGAAGAGCGACTACCCCAAGTTCTTCGCCTCGCTCGGCACGGTCGCGGAGCGCAGCAAGAAGTACCGGTTCACCGACTACACCGCGGTCGACGGCAAGGTCTACGGCCAGACCGCCGACGGCGTGATGCCGGGCTTCGTCTACAACAAGCGGGTCTGGCAGGAGGCCGGCGTCACCGACTGGCCCACCACCCCGGACGAGTTCGTGACCGCCCTCAAGGCCATCAAGTCCAAGACCGACGCGACTCCGTACTACACCAACTTCGCGGCCGGCTGGACCCTGACCTCCTGGACCTTCGTCAACGGCACGGTCCACTGCGATCCCCAGGCCACCACCAAGATCGCCGAGGGCAACCCCTGGGCCGAGGGCTCCGACCTGCGCGTGGGCGACACGCTCCTGTACGACATCGTCCACGAGGGCCTCGTCGAGAAGGACCCGACCACCTCCAACTGGGAAGCGTCCAAGGGGCAGTTGGCCAAGGGGCAGATCGCCACGCAGTGGCTGGGCACCTGGGCGATCATCCAGTTCCAGGACGCCGCGAAGAAGGCCGGTGTGAACCCGGACGACATCGGCTTCATGCCCTTCCCGGCCCAGACCGACGGCAAGTTCTGCGCCACCGTGGGCCCGGACTACAACCAGGGCATCAACGTCCACTCCGAGCACAAGGAAGCCGCCCGCGCCTGGCTCGACTGGTTCACCGACAAGTCCGGCTACGCCGACGACAACCTGGCCATCTCGCCGCTCAAGGACGCGCCCATGCCGACCGTCCTGAAGCCGTACGAGGAGCAGGGCGTCAAGCTCATCGAGCTGGACGACAGCAAGGGCGCCGAGGTCAAGGCGATCGACACCGAGTCCGAGGTCGGCATCAACACCCCGGACTACCGGCAGGAGTTGGTCGACCTGGCGCGCGGCGCGAAGAAGGGCACGCTCGACGACTATCTGAAGAGCCTGGGCCAGAAATGGACCGAGACCCAGAAGAACATGGGGTCCTGA